A region of Flavobacterium album DNA encodes the following proteins:
- a CDS encoding B12-binding domain-containing radical SAM protein has protein sequence MNTKAFLITPPFTQLNTPYPATAYLKGFLNTKGIASFQADLGIEVILKLFSKQGLTDLFKEIEINSKLQIANSKREERGTPNPELQTRNPEPFSPNSQRILALKNDYLKTINPVMLFLQGKNPTLAHLICSEDFLPEASRFAQLEELDWAFGSMGTQDKAKHLATLYLEDVSDLIVECIDPHFGFSRYAERLGRSANSFDELYESLQQPYTYIDRLLIGLLQERMLELNPQLVCFSVPFPGNLYAAFRSAQYIKQHFPGVKVAMGGGFPNTELRSLSDVRVMEFFDFITLDDGEAPIECLIEHIDGKRDISQLKRTFALVDGQIKYIDNSGFKDYKQSEVGTPDYSDLLLDDYISVIEIVNPMHRMWSDGRWNKLTMAHGCYWGKCTFCDISLDYIKIYEPVAAKLLVDRMEVLIAQTGQNGFHFVDEAAPPALMREVALVILRRNLAVTWWTNIRFEKSFTADLCRLLKASGCIAVSGGLEVASDRLLELIQKGVTVAQVARVTRNFTEAGIMVHAYLMYGFPTQTAQETIDSLEMVRQMFETGILQSGFWHQFAMTAHSPVGMYPEKFSVVKESDIVGSFANNDIVHIDNSGANHDKFSFGLKKSLFNYMHGICFDYPLQDWFEFKVPRTKVADDYIYSVLQEEDNLNIKPTAKLVWTGGKPSVSYFTKNKKGQSFEMATLTFHDKKESFSIQVSKENAEWLMDFLGKAASKNNTVVTFAQAKQSYESVMEDFELFWYSKPVNTLREFGLLVL, from the coding sequence TTGAACACCAAAGCCTTTTTAATAACGCCGCCTTTCACACAGCTCAACACGCCCTATCCGGCAACGGCCTACCTGAAGGGTTTCCTCAATACCAAAGGGATTGCGTCCTTTCAGGCCGACCTTGGTATCGAGGTTATTTTAAAGCTGTTCTCAAAACAGGGATTGACCGATCTGTTTAAGGAAATTGAAATAAATTCCAAATTACAAATCGCAAATTCCAAACGTGAGGAACGCGGAACTCCAAACCCGGAACTCCAAACGCGGAACCCGGAACCATTTTCTCCCAACTCCCAACGCATCCTTGCCCTCAAAAACGACTACCTCAAAACCATTAACCCTGTCATGCTCTTTTTGCAGGGGAAGAATCCAACATTGGCACATCTTATCTGTAGCGAGGATTTCCTGCCCGAAGCTTCCCGCTTTGCACAGTTGGAAGAACTGGACTGGGCTTTTGGTAGCATGGGTACGCAGGATAAGGCCAAGCACCTTGCTACGCTGTACCTCGAAGATGTTTCCGACCTGATCGTGGAGTGTATCGACCCGCATTTTGGCTTTAGTCGCTATGCCGAAAGGCTCGGGCGTTCGGCCAATTCATTCGATGAGCTGTACGAAAGCCTGCAACAGCCTTATACATATATCGACAGGCTCCTGATTGGCCTGCTGCAGGAAAGAATGCTGGAGCTTAACCCGCAGCTGGTGTGCTTTTCCGTTCCGTTCCCGGGTAACTTGTATGCGGCTTTCCGCAGTGCCCAATATATAAAGCAGCATTTTCCGGGTGTAAAGGTCGCCATGGGCGGCGGTTTTCCTAATACGGAACTACGCTCCCTTTCGGATGTGCGGGTTATGGAGTTCTTCGATTTCATTACACTCGACGATGGCGAAGCTCCCATCGAATGCCTTATTGAGCATATTGACGGCAAAAGGGATATCAGCCAGCTGAAACGTACTTTCGCACTTGTTGATGGCCAAATTAAATACATTGACAATTCCGGCTTTAAAGATTATAAGCAGTCAGAGGTTGGCACACCGGATTATTCTGACCTGCTTTTGGACGATTATATTTCGGTCATCGAGATCGTAAACCCTATGCACCGCATGTGGAGCGACGGACGGTGGAACAAGCTCACCATGGCGCACGGCTGCTATTGGGGCAAATGTACCTTTTGCGATATTTCACTCGACTATATAAAGATATATGAGCCTGTTGCGGCAAAGCTGCTTGTAGACAGGATGGAAGTGCTCATCGCCCAAACCGGGCAGAACGGCTTCCACTTTGTCGATGAGGCAGCGCCACCGGCATTAATGCGCGAAGTAGCGTTGGTGATCTTGCGCCGCAACCTCGCTGTAACGTGGTGGACTAATATCCGCTTCGAGAAGAGCTTCACTGCCGACTTGTGCCGGTTATTGAAAGCCTCGGGATGTATTGCGGTTTCCGGTGGGCTGGAGGTAGCATCCGACCGCTTGCTCGAACTGATACAAAAAGGCGTGACCGTTGCGCAGGTGGCCCGTGTGACCCGCAACTTTACCGAAGCCGGTATCATGGTACATGCCTACCTCATGTATGGCTTCCCTACACAAACTGCACAGGAAACCATCGACTCGCTCGAAATGGTGCGCCAGATGTTCGAAACCGGGATATTGCAGTCGGGGTTCTGGCACCAATTCGCCATGACAGCACACAGCCCCGTGGGTATGTATCCTGAGAAATTCAGTGTGGTGAAAGAAAGCGATATTGTGGGCAGCTTTGCCAATAACGACATTGTGCATATTGATAACAGCGGTGCCAACCATGACAAGTTCAGTTTTGGATTAAAGAAGTCGCTGTTCAATTATATGCATGGTATTTGTTTCGACTATCCGCTACAGGATTGGTTCGAATTTAAAGTGCCGCGAACGAAAGTTGCTGACGATTACATATACAGCGTTTTGCAGGAAGAAGATAATTTAAATATAAAACCGACCGCCAAATTGGTCTGGACAGGGGGGAAGCCCTCGGTTTCTTATTTTACCAAAAACAAAAAAGGGCAGTCCTTCGAAATGGCGACATTGACATTCCACGATAAGAAAGAAAGTTTCTCTATCCAGGTTTCCAAAGAAAATGCGGAATGGCTAATGGATTTCCTCGGGAAAGCAGCTTCAAAAAACAATACGGTGGTGACTTTCGCGCAGGCAAAGCAAAGCTACGAAAGCGTTATGGAAGATTTTGAGCTGTTTTGGTACAGCAAGCCTGTGAATACCTTAAGGGAATTCGGGCTGCTTGTTTTGTAG
- a CDS encoding Cthe_2314 family HEPN domain-containing protein has protein sequence MKNIELIEELQNKISTIYLKEQLFPLRGENDSYEIDNKPILIWHGDVTRHCWCHYKAHFNFDDNIDELLYSSDEIVYFTAHLYLYRPYISTPLRDAYSIEGKMIYPALYNLPRKRYDMYIGIVFEKIYNYWDRIGDLIAAFFPHLFKGNIYLNTTIKGLKDKYNGNENFEWLLNFVNNEYSDFNTQRINIVHYTSHNTSTKSQQLRQVTDYNETKLLSEKILNFPDYFKEMNELAKTGFIKTRRFLDDVNKVENYKCPDLS, from the coding sequence ATGAAAAATATAGAACTGATAGAGGAATTACAGAATAAGATATCGACAATTTACTTAAAAGAACAACTGTTCCCATTGAGAGGCGAAAATGATTCATATGAAATCGACAACAAACCAATTCTTATTTGGCATGGTGATGTAACAAGGCATTGTTGGTGTCATTATAAAGCTCATTTTAATTTTGACGATAACATTGATGAACTTCTCTATTCTTCAGACGAAATTGTGTACTTCACTGCTCATCTATATTTATATCGTCCATATATTAGTACACCTTTGAGAGACGCATATTCTATTGAGGGAAAAATGATATATCCCGCTTTATATAACTTACCTCGAAAAAGATATGATATGTATATTGGAATTGTATTTGAAAAAATATATAATTATTGGGATAGAATAGGAGATTTAATTGCTGCATTTTTTCCACATTTATTCAAGGGTAATATATACCTTAATACGACAATCAAAGGTCTAAAAGACAAATATAATGGAAATGAGAATTTTGAATGGTTATTGAATTTTGTAAATAATGAATATTCGGATTTTAATACTCAAAGGATTAATATTGTTCACTACACTTCCCACAATACGTCAACTAAGTCCCAACAATTAAGACAAGTTACGGATTACAACGAAACAAAACTGTTGTCAGAAAAAATTTTAAATTTTCCTGATTATTTTAAGGAAATGAACGAATTAGCAAAAACAGGATTTATAAAAACCAGGCGATTTTTAGATGACGTAAATAAAGTAGAAAATTATAAATGTCCAGATTTAAGCTAA
- the bshC gene encoding bacillithiol biosynthesis cysteine-adding enzyme BshC codes for MPSDCISFQDSGYFTPLIVDYLNQKDNLKPLYNRFPTLENFKLQLEEKQQNYNADFRKVLAGSLLRQYKDVDASELTLENIQLLKSENTFTITTGHQLNLFTGPLYFLYKIVSTINLAKELKAAYPAYNFVPVYWMATEDHDFEEINYFTFKDKKIKWPRESTGPVGRLSTDGLDAVLEVFSKELGPGNNADYLRSLFKKAYLEHNNLAAATRYLANEIFKEKGLVIIDADNPELKKLFIPYVKEELLNQISHHKVAETSGLLKDYNIQVNPREINLFYIEDNIRERIILQDGTYFINNTQLQFTETELLSLLESNPEKFSPNVIMRPLYQEVILPNLCYIGGGGEIAYWLELKSFFEASNVTLPILLLRNSVLLATQKQSEKLDKLGLTWADMFSKQQDLVNHKVQGFSEFQLDFSEQKEFLKKQFEKLAAMAAKTDASFTGAVKAQESKQLQGLENLEKRLLKAEKRRHADELERITQLQNELFPGNSLQERKANFSEFYLEFDRKLLEELFRQLKPLEQEFNVVVL; via the coding sequence ATGCCATCAGACTGTATCAGCTTCCAGGACTCAGGATATTTTACCCCGCTAATCGTTGATTACCTTAACCAAAAAGATAACCTGAAGCCGCTGTACAACCGCTTCCCTACCCTTGAGAATTTTAAATTACAGCTCGAAGAAAAGCAGCAAAATTACAATGCGGATTTCCGCAAGGTACTGGCAGGCTCTTTGCTGAGACAGTACAAAGACGTTGACGCTTCTGAACTTACCCTTGAAAATATTCAGCTTTTAAAAAGCGAAAACACTTTTACCATAACCACCGGCCACCAGCTGAACCTTTTTACCGGCCCGCTGTATTTCCTTTATAAAATAGTATCGACAATCAATCTGGCAAAGGAGCTGAAGGCTGCTTATCCGGCTTATAATTTTGTGCCTGTTTACTGGATGGCGACAGAAGACCATGATTTTGAAGAGATCAATTACTTTACTTTTAAAGATAAAAAAATAAAATGGCCGCGTGAAAGCACCGGGCCTGTAGGAAGGCTGTCAACCGATGGGCTTGATGCCGTACTGGAGGTTTTTTCAAAAGAATTAGGCCCCGGCAATAATGCGGACTATTTGAGATCGCTATTTAAAAAAGCCTACCTGGAGCATAACAATCTTGCGGCTGCAACACGTTACCTGGCAAATGAAATTTTCAAAGAGAAAGGACTGGTAATAATTGATGCTGATAATCCTGAACTGAAAAAGCTTTTCATTCCGTATGTAAAAGAAGAATTGCTCAATCAGATTTCTCATCATAAAGTTGCCGAAACTTCAGGGCTGCTGAAGGATTATAACATCCAGGTAAACCCACGGGAGATCAACCTGTTTTATATTGAGGACAACATCAGGGAACGTATAATTTTACAGGACGGCACTTACTTCATCAACAATACGCAACTTCAGTTTACCGAAACGGAACTGCTAAGCCTGCTTGAAAGCAATCCTGAAAAATTCAGCCCGAACGTGATCATGCGCCCGCTCTACCAGGAAGTGATACTGCCCAACCTTTGCTACATTGGCGGTGGCGGCGAAATTGCCTACTGGTTGGAACTAAAGTCTTTCTTTGAAGCTTCGAATGTAACTTTGCCAATTCTTCTATTACGTAACTCTGTATTACTGGCTACCCAAAAACAGTCTGAGAAGCTGGACAAGCTGGGACTGACATGGGCTGATATGTTCTCTAAACAGCAGGATCTGGTGAACCACAAAGTTCAGGGCTTCTCTGAATTTCAATTGGATTTTTCTGAACAGAAAGAATTCCTGAAAAAGCAATTCGAAAAACTGGCTGCAATGGCAGCTAAAACCGATGCCTCTTTTACCGGCGCTGTAAAGGCTCAGGAAAGCAAACAATTGCAAGGACTCGAAAACCTTGAAAAACGCCTGCTGAAGGCCGAAAAACGCAGGCATGCTGACGAACTGGAACGTATAACCCAATTACAGAATGAGCTTTTCCCCGGCAATAGCCTGCAGGAGCGCAAAGCCAACTTCTCAGAATTTTACCTGGAATTTGACAGGAAGCTGCTGGAGGAATTATTCAGGCAGCTAAAGCCTTTGGAACAGGAGTTTAACGTGGTGGTGCTTTAA
- a CDS encoding type II toxin-antitoxin system RelE/ParE family toxin, which produces MAFKVIFSPAALTDIFDAMEWYEEQQENLGNRFYEDVISTLEYTVTHPHSFSKKKDNFRELALPTFPYVIIYEIFDDIVTIAAVFHTSQNPRKKP; this is translated from the coding sequence ATGGCTTTTAAGGTCATTTTCAGTCCCGCGGCTTTGACAGACATTTTTGATGCGATGGAATGGTACGAAGAACAACAGGAAAATCTGGGCAACCGGTTTTATGAAGATGTTATTTCAACTTTAGAATATACCGTTACACATCCGCATTCCTTTAGTAAAAAGAAAGACAATTTCAGGGAGCTTGCGTTGCCAACATTTCCATACGTAATCATCTATGAAATCTTTGACGACATAGTAACTATAGCCGCTGTTTTCCACACTTCGCAAAATCCCCGAAAGAAACCATAA
- a CDS encoding nucleoside-diphosphate kinase: MATNRTFTMIKPDGVENGHIGGILSMITEAGFRIVSLKLTQLTKADAEAFYAVHSARPFYGELVEFMSRGPIVAAILEKENAVEEFRTLIGSTNPADAAEGTIRKKYAKSVGENAVHGSDSDENAAIESAFHFAGREQF, from the coding sequence ATGGCTACTAACAGGACATTTACAATGATCAAGCCGGATGGTGTTGAAAACGGACACATCGGTGGTATTTTATCTATGATAACTGAAGCAGGCTTCAGGATCGTATCTCTTAAACTTACACAACTTACAAAAGCAGATGCTGAGGCATTTTATGCTGTGCACAGTGCAAGGCCTTTCTATGGTGAATTGGTAGAATTCATGAGCAGGGGCCCTATCGTTGCTGCTATCCTTGAAAAAGAAAATGCTGTGGAGGAATTCAGGACGCTAATAGGATCTACAAATCCTGCTGACGCTGCTGAAGGTACTATCCGTAAAAAATATGCAAAATCTGTGGGCGAGAATGCCGTTCACGGTTCTGACAGCGATGAGAATGCCGCTATCGAAAGCGCTTTCCATTTTGCAGGCAGGGAGCAGTTCTAA
- a CDS encoding DUF721 domain-containing protein, with amino-acid sequence MAKRLNGENSIGDVLKEFMNVNRLQPGMDKIDVREAWKNLMGNGVNNYTREIMLKGTTLYVELTSAVLREELSYGKEKIVKMINEELKREVVTTVVLR; translated from the coding sequence ATGGCAAAGCGACTTAATGGAGAGAATTCGATAGGCGACGTGCTGAAGGAATTTATGAATGTGAACAGGCTGCAGCCGGGGATGGATAAAATAGACGTGCGCGAGGCCTGGAAGAACCTTATGGGCAATGGCGTGAATAATTATACCCGCGAAATAATGCTCAAGGGTACAACGCTGTATGTAGAACTAACTTCGGCGGTACTTCGTGAGGAACTGAGCTATGGCAAGGAAAAGATCGTAAAAATGATCAACGAGGAACTGAAGCGTGAAGTGGTTACAACCGTTGTATTACGATAA
- a CDS encoding lipocalin family protein translates to MKKFVLLLVFMAAVSCGKVSEDNLKYLNGYWEIQEVVMPDGSQKDYKVNPTIDYFELKGKEGFRKKVMPQFDGKYLANDVSEKINITEKDGKTFIKYSTEFAKWNEEIISLDDKELVVKNNHDMEYHYKRAEPFTVK, encoded by the coding sequence ATGAAAAAGTTTGTACTACTGTTGGTTTTTATGGCTGCGGTTTCGTGTGGTAAGGTATCAGAAGATAATTTGAAATACCTTAATGGCTACTGGGAAATACAGGAGGTCGTGATGCCGGATGGTTCACAAAAAGATTATAAGGTAAACCCGACTATTGATTATTTCGAGCTGAAGGGTAAGGAAGGCTTCCGTAAAAAAGTAATGCCGCAATTTGATGGCAAGTATTTGGCAAATGATGTTTCGGAAAAAATCAATATAACCGAAAAAGACGGGAAGACATTCATAAAATATTCGACCGAATTTGCTAAATGGAATGAAGAAATAATCTCATTGGACGATAAAGAACTTGTTGTGAAAAACAACCACGACATGGAATATCATTATAAACGGGCAGAACCTTTTACAGTAAAATAA
- a CDS encoding serine hydrolase domain-containing protein, which translates to MKNIWLFTLSLFLAACSHSDSETPMENPDTETMYFPENNSDTWETKDISTLEWNQAAVQPLLTYLEEKHSRSFMILVNGRIVMEEYFNGHTATTPWYWASAGKTLTATMTGIAEQEGFLSIDDKVSDYLGTGWTSEPLAKENLITNRHLLTMTSGLDDANGDDVSPANLQYKADAGTRWAYHNVYVKLQDVIAEATGQSWNNYFTAKLKTPIGMTGTWLASGDGDDLSVYWSTTRSMARFGLLALNNGKWKDQQIINSAYFTAMTTPSQSINKSYGYLWWLNGKESYHMPQTQIQFNGALIPTGPSDMFMALGKNDQKIYVIPSKKMVVIRMGDAADDVNWALSDFDKDLWEKISAVIGN; encoded by the coding sequence ATGAAAAATATCTGGCTCTTTACATTGTCACTATTCCTTGCAGCGTGCTCTCATTCCGACAGCGAAACCCCGATGGAAAATCCTGATACCGAAACGATGTATTTTCCCGAAAACAATTCGGATACATGGGAAACGAAAGATATTTCTACCTTAGAATGGAATCAGGCTGCCGTACAGCCATTATTGACTTATCTTGAAGAAAAGCACAGCCGCTCGTTCATGATACTGGTAAACGGCCGTATCGTCATGGAAGAATATTTCAATGGCCATACTGCTACAACCCCATGGTATTGGGCCAGTGCAGGAAAAACTTTAACCGCAACAATGACGGGGATTGCGGAGCAGGAAGGTTTTTTAAGCATCGATGATAAGGTTTCCGACTATCTCGGTACCGGGTGGACGAGCGAGCCATTAGCCAAGGAAAACCTTATAACCAACCGCCACCTGCTCACCATGACCTCCGGGCTTGATGATGCTAATGGTGATGATGTTTCGCCGGCGAACCTGCAATATAAAGCCGATGCCGGTACGCGTTGGGCCTACCACAATGTATATGTGAAGCTTCAGGATGTGATTGCAGAAGCTACAGGGCAGTCATGGAATAATTATTTTACGGCCAAATTGAAAACGCCTATAGGAATGACAGGCACCTGGCTGGCCAGCGGAGATGGTGATGACCTTAGCGTGTATTGGAGCACTACCCGCAGCATGGCGCGTTTTGGCCTGCTGGCACTCAACAATGGCAAATGGAAAGACCAGCAGATCATCAACTCTGCTTACTTTACGGCCATGACAACGCCTTCCCAAAGCATTAACAAATCGTACGGTTACCTGTGGTGGCTCAATGGTAAGGAAAGCTACCACATGCCGCAGACACAAATCCAGTTCAACGGGGCGCTTATACCTACAGGGCCATCGGATATGTTTATGGCATTAGGCAAGAACGACCAGAAAATTTATGTGATACCTTCTAAAAAGATGGTGGTGATCCGTATGGGCGATGCTGCCGATGATGTGAACTGGGCATTATCCGATTTTGATAAAGACCTATGGGAGAAGATAAGCGCGGTTATCGGAAATTAA
- the ftsY gene encoding signal recognition particle-docking protein FtsY gives MNFFKKIFSSEKKETLDKGLEKTKTTFFSKLSKAIAGKSKVDDEVLDNLEEILVSSDVGVNTTLKIIERIEERVSRDKYLGTDELNKILREEIASLLSETNSGEATEFEVPANKKPYVLMVVGVNGVGKTTTIGKLAYQLKKSGYSVVLGAADTFRAAAIDQLQIWADRVGVPIVRQQMGSDPASVAFDTLQSAVSQNADVVIIDTAGRLHNKVNLMNELTKVKRVMQKVVEDAPHDVLLVLDGSTGQNAFEQAKQFTAATEVTSLAVTKLDGTAKGGVVIGISDQFRIPVKYIGVGEGIEDLQVFNKYEFVDSFFK, from the coding sequence ATGAATTTTTTTAAAAAAATATTTTCTTCCGAAAAGAAGGAAACGCTGGATAAGGGCCTCGAAAAAACAAAAACTACCTTCTTTTCTAAGCTGTCCAAGGCTATTGCGGGAAAATCGAAGGTGGATGACGAAGTCTTGGATAACCTTGAGGAAATCCTTGTATCATCAGATGTTGGCGTTAATACTACTCTTAAGATCATTGAGCGTATAGAAGAACGTGTTTCGCGCGACAAATATCTGGGCACCGACGAGCTCAACAAGATATTGCGCGAGGAGATCGCTTCCCTTCTTTCGGAAACCAACTCAGGCGAGGCTACCGAATTTGAAGTACCTGCCAATAAAAAGCCATACGTATTGATGGTTGTCGGCGTGAATGGCGTTGGCAAGACAACTACGATAGGCAAACTGGCTTACCAGCTGAAGAAATCCGGCTATAGTGTGGTACTTGGTGCGGCTGATACCTTCAGGGCGGCGGCAATAGACCAGCTCCAGATCTGGGCCGACAGGGTAGGTGTGCCTATCGTAAGGCAGCAGATGGGCAGCGACCCGGCTTCAGTAGCCTTTGATACGTTACAAAGCGCCGTGAGCCAGAACGCCGATGTAGTTATAATAGATACTGCAGGCCGTCTTCACAATAAGGTGAACCTCATGAACGAACTTACCAAAGTGAAGCGCGTAATGCAGAAAGTGGTGGAAGATGCCCCGCATGATGTATTGCTGGTACTTGATGGCTCAACCGGGCAGAACGCCTTTGAGCAGGCAAAGCAGTTTACTGCCGCTACAGAGGTGACCTCCCTTGCTGTAACCAAGCTCGACGGTACCGCTAAAGGAGGTGTGGTAATAGGCATATCCGACCAGTTCCGGATACCTGTAAAATATATAGGCGTTGGTGAGGGGATAGAAGACCTTCAGGTATTCAATAAATATGAATTCGTTGATTCGTTTTTTAAGTAA
- a CDS encoding DUF4295 domain-containing protein: MAKKTVATLQTASKRLTKAIKMVKSPKTGAYTFVESVMTPEEVDAFLKKK; encoded by the coding sequence ATGGCAAAGAAAACCGTAGCAACGTTACAAACAGCTTCAAAGAGGTTAACTAAGGCTATCAAGATGGTAAAATCGCCTAAAACAGGTGCTTATACTTTTGTTGAGAGCGTTATGACTCCTGAAGAGGTGGATGCATTTCTTAAGAAGAAATAA
- the rpmG gene encoding 50S ribosomal protein L33: protein MAKKGNRIQVILECTEHKTSGVPGTSRYITTKNKKNTPDRLEIKKFNPILKRVTVHKEIK, encoded by the coding sequence ATGGCAAAGAAAGGCAACAGGATCCAGGTAATTTTAGAATGTACTGAGCACAAGACTTCTGGTGTTCCGGGTACTTCAAGGTACATTACTACCAAAAACAAAAAGAACACTCCGGACAGGCTTGAGATCAAAAAATTCAACCCTATCCTTAAACGTGTGACTGTACACAAAGAAATTAAATAA
- the rpmB gene encoding 50S ribosomal protein L28: MSRVCALTGKKAMVGNNVSHAMNKTKRKFSVNLVKKRFYLPEEDRWITLRVAASTIKTINKNGIAAVLKEAKANGFIK, from the coding sequence ATGTCAAGAGTTTGTGCCCTTACAGGTAAAAAAGCGATGGTAGGAAATAATGTTTCCCACGCTATGAACAAAACTAAAAGGAAATTTAGTGTAAACTTAGTGAAGAAGCGTTTTTATCTTCCTGAAGAAGACAGGTGGATAACTCTTAGGGTAGCTGCTTCTACTATCAAAACAATTAATAAAAATGGTATTGCTGCGGTTTTGAAAGAAGCTAAAGCTAATGGGTTTATAAAATAA
- a CDS encoding competence/damage-inducible protein A has translation MKAAIVTVGDEILIGQITDTNSGFIAKALDKIGIGVHEMLSISDDRMHILSTLAFLQNRVDVVIITGGLGPTKDDITKTTLCEYFDDHMVRNEAVEAHVVELFERVTGRPTSQVNRDQALVPSKSTVLHNAVGTAPGMWLEKGNAVFVSLPGVPYEMKYLIENEVVPRLVKQFERPYIIHKTILTYGQGESHIAERIEDWENNLPEFIKLAYLPHPGRVRLRMTARGTDEAMLRDRIAAETEKLKVLIDDIIVGYDEEDTIEVVLGRLLAEKGKTIATAESCTGGRIAQLLTSVAGASAYFKGSAVTYSTDSKVAVLGVPQEIIDKYSVVSAEVAEAMAAGAKKIFGTDYAIATTGNAGPSKGDSDAGLGTVYIAFATPQKVYSEKYELGQPREKVIERASNKGLEKIYQEILKN, from the coding sequence ATGAAAGCAGCAATAGTTACTGTAGGCGATGAGATCCTTATAGGGCAGATTACCGATACCAATTCGGGTTTTATTGCAAAGGCGCTGGATAAGATCGGCATCGGTGTACATGAAATGCTGTCTATAAGCGATGACCGGATGCACATCCTCAGCACGCTTGCTTTTTTGCAGAACCGCGTAGATGTGGTTATCATTACCGGCGGCCTCGGCCCCACAAAAGATGATATTACAAAAACAACCCTCTGCGAATATTTTGACGATCACATGGTGCGAAATGAAGCTGTGGAAGCGCATGTGGTCGAATTGTTCGAAAGGGTAACAGGAAGGCCGACATCTCAGGTAAACAGGGACCAGGCGCTCGTACCTTCAAAAAGCACGGTGCTCCATAATGCTGTAGGGACCGCCCCGGGCATGTGGTTGGAAAAAGGCAATGCCGTTTTTGTCTCGCTGCCCGGTGTACCATATGAAATGAAATACCTGATTGAAAATGAGGTAGTGCCGCGCCTGGTGAAGCAATTTGAGAGGCCTTACATCATCCATAAAACAATTTTAACCTACGGACAGGGCGAAAGCCATATTGCCGAGCGCATTGAGGACTGGGAGAACAACCTGCCGGAATTCATAAAGCTGGCTTATCTCCCGCACCCCGGCCGCGTAAGGCTCAGGATGACTGCGAGGGGTACCGATGAGGCAATGCTCAGGGACCGTATCGCTGCCGAAACGGAAAAGCTTAAGGTGCTGATAGACGATATAATAGTAGGTTATGACGAAGAAGATACCATCGAAGTGGTATTGGGAAGGCTTTTGGCCGAAAAAGGCAAAACAATAGCCACGGCAGAAAGCTGTACAGGGGGCAGGATCGCCCAGCTGCTAACATCTGTAGCGGGTGCATCGGCGTATTTTAAAGGATCGGCAGTGACGTATTCTACGGATTCAAAAGTTGCCGTGCTGGGTGTTCCGCAGGAAATTATCGACAAGTATTCTGTGGTGAGTGCGGAGGTTGCCGAAGCTATGGCAGCTGGCGCAAAGAAGATATTCGGTACCGATTATGCCATTGCCACGACCGGGAATGCAGGGCCATCGAAAGGCGATTCCGATGCAGGTTTAGGCACAGTTTACATCGCTTTTGCAACGCCGCAAAAAGTTTATAGCGAGAAATATGAACTGGGCCAGCCACGCGAAAAAGTGATCGAAAGGGCTTCAAACAAAGGGCTTGAAAAGATTTATCAGGAAATTTTAAAAAACTGA
- a CDS encoding Hpt domain-containing protein: MALNYNLSKVYAISDNDLEFARQIVVLFTEEVPIEIKNIRKGFEDKDYERVYHAAHKIKPTLDLLGMDLAYEDVIAIENWTRQKGKRREIREVVESLKELVSLTLKEIKKDYELS, translated from the coding sequence ATGGCACTGAACTACAATTTATCAAAAGTATATGCGATCTCGGACAACGACCTGGAATTTGCCAGGCAGATCGTTGTGCTGTTTACCGAAGAAGTTCCAATTGAAATTAAGAACATCAGGAAAGGCTTTGAGGATAAGGATTATGAGAGGGTATACCATGCAGCCCATAAGATTAAGCCCACGCTTGACCTGCTGGGTATGGATCTCGCCTACGAAGATGTGATAGCAATTGAAAACTGGACAAGGCAAAAAGGCAAGAGAAGGGAAATCAGGGAGGTTGTAGAAAGCCTTAAGGAGCTGGTGAGCCTTACCCTCAAAGAGATAAAAAAAGATTACGAACTATCATGA